The nucleotide sequence TTCCTCTTCGATTTATAGGTTAAACGAAAAATTTCTCAAGATAATTTAatgggtttttattttctacagattgtgtatattaaatcattaatgATACACTTAtggtatacaaaaaaaaatcacaataacACTTAACGAGGGTAGATTTCAAGAAATCTTAATCACCTCAACAAatttacttaatattttatacattgCAAATAGAGAATGGAAGAGCAATATAAAGATCATATTAATTATCAATATGCTTATCAAATAAATATGCATCTAAATGAATATTgactttaatcatttttttaattttgaatatttttcagATACTTGTTAATTAGTAGCACATATGACATACTCATGAAAGAacaatagtaagaaaaaaaaattacattttttttattaaatatcaTTATCATAGAATTAcactgcaattttttttgtggttgtaCACTGCAATTTCCCTAGAATTAtatgttgggttttttttgcaGTCCCGTTATTTACAATTTTGACGCTTATCGATgtcttattagttattatagGTTCAAGTTCGACAAGATACAACATAATTCCCCAACCTTGAATAGAAAAACCTAGTCCTGAAAATATCGGAGATCGCATAATGTCACCAGCATATATAGACACATAATGAATAAGTTATTATCTTTGTGTTGTGTAAATAGCGAGCATGGTGATATGCATTAAGACatctaaaattaatttactAGCAGTTATCATATGTGAAACAGACGGTTCATGGCAGTGTAGTAATTTACATAGGAACAAAATTCACTAAAATATACATTATGCATAGCCCACGAGCATTAAATTATGACAAAAGTTAACGTCACAACAAAGCATTCGCGTTCTGGTCAAAATTTACATCCACGAGGTTTCTTTTAGAGAAAACTCTACAGGATCTCTCCTTCCTCAAGATCTTCCAATCTCATCGCATCACAAATTTCTGACCCGGTCTCTTCCAGTTCCGGACAGTCATCACTTCTTAAAAACAGACCCAACTCTTCAACCAGTATGCGAATTCTTGTCAGACTCGAGCAACCACAGACTTTCCTAAATTCTTTATCCAATCTCAAGTAGTTGTTCCGTTCAAAATCAAAGACTCTTTTCATCTGTAGACATGTTTACAGATATTAGAATCATTGGTTCTTCAGTCTTCACTCTGTtaaaaaaagggttttgagaagCCGCAAAATACCTCTGCTAGTTCGAGCCGTTGTTTATCACGTTTTTCTTTCAACTCGGCTTGTGCCCTCATTTGTGCGGCAACCTTAGCAGCTCTCATCTCGGCTTCAATTCTAGCTTTCTCTGTATGTTTTGTGAAACGTAAGAGGCAAACATTGAAAAGGTTTGAGCCTTTTTAGTTCCATTAGAACACGTAAAAGGATACCTTCACGTTGTGCTCTTTCCATCTGTTCCTTTTCTATCTGTATTCTAATTAGATCAGCTTTGTTATTCTGTCAACAAAACAAGACAACAACTTTCAGTAAAACATAAGCTGTCGAAAGTCTCTGTTTATGCAATGGGGATCAAGAAAGTAATGTAACCTACCTGCTCAAGGACTTTTCTGTGTTTAGCTTTTAGAATGGTATCCGCATATTGAGCTTTGAGTATTGCAGCACGAAGAGCCTTCTCAGGAGGTACTGGTGGCAGAGAAGGCAATGCCGTTTTCAATTCTGTGGCAATCATAGAATGGTATTAGGAAACCAAATTATACCAAAAGGGGAATTCCACAGATTCGattgaaataataaaagagGAAAAACAACTTACCATTATTTTCCAACAGAGCACTGTTTGAAGGTTTATCAAGCTGAGAATTGCCACTAccatttctctcattctttgAAGTCACAGACCCTTCATTCATAGAGAAATTAAAAGCACATTGTTAAAAAAAGTAGCGATAATAGAATGACAATTTCGAATGAACTAGGAAAGATAGCTTAGGATTTCTCACCATTGCATTGAGGCTCTGACTCACTCGCCTGTGCACCTGAAGTGTTTTGTACTTGACAATCCTGTTGGCATTGGAACATCAGTCCTATTGCTAGTGACAAGACTAAGAGGAGATTCTATTTGTCAAAGATAAAGAGAGAGTCTGTACATACCATTAATGGAGAATTATTGCTTCCGGATGAGCTACAGGACTTGAGGCATATGCAAATAGTTTTACCACATGAACCACACTTAATGGCTGCAGTTTGAGCTGAGCCTGCATGTCATACAAATGATAAGCTCCAATGCTTAGAAGCCACAAAGCAGAATACAATTTCTCCAACAGTATACCTTTCACTGGGATTTTCACAGCCGAACTGACTCCAAGGCCCTGATCGAGTCTCTTAGTCCCCTGGAAAATGTCAAATATATGAAAATCCTATCAGTAAGAAACAAACTTAAACCACAATAACACTAACAAGTCTATGATTCTGATCATATCGTACCTTTGTTGCTAAAGCTTTCGGCGTCACAGCAGGAGTATCCTTTTTGCTCTGCACTTTCGCTGGTTTTGACGAAAGAGAACCCTTTTCGGAATTTTCATTGCTCAGTCTTGAACAATCGACTTCGACTGGCTGTCTCTTACAACCTTCTGTAACTCCAATCCTGGATAATTTagaaaccttcttcttcttgagtaCTTCCCATCTGACAACAAATACCTCCTTCATCTCCTTTGCAACCTTGTAAACCCAATTATCCGAAGGATTATACTTTAACGCATTGTCAAAAGTTAACCGCACATCCGCCGCAAACTCATCAGCGTTACAGTACTCATTCTTCAAAAGCTTCGATTTGATTGTGCCAAAATCCATAGGGTTCGATATGACATTGAAGTAATCAGGAATCATCAGTTCAACAGGATCAACAGGCTTGTTAAAAACCCATCCAACAGGGTGCTCCATCAAAGATCTCAACAATGCTAAACACTGACTAGACAAATCACGGTCTAGCTTCTGCTTCTTTTTAGGTTGTACATCATCAATCTCGTTAGGTCCACGCTTCCTCGATTGCTCGGCGGAACGAGATAAGTCTTCACATAACGAATGCTCAATTTTCTTCTCACTATCCGGAAACGTTTGACAAGTTCTGACAGAACCTCCAGAACCAAACTTTATCCTAAGCTTGGGTATTGCAAccattcttacaaaaaaaaaatcaaaagaacaaaacaccTGTAATGCAAAATagatgaaattagggtttatctaCGCGATTACACCAAAACTCGCAATTAGGGTTTTACACATCGAAAACGAACAAAAtcgaaacaaaaactaaataccCATGAAAATTCCGACCAGATCTAGGTTAAAAAACACtcaaacaataaaagaagaagaattagggtttatcaaTTTTGCGAAACCCTTgaaaaaaggttgaaactttaacTTTGAGAAACGAAATCAGGAAGAATTATACGatttctacaaaacaaaaacaaaaaaaatcaaacaagctTACCTATGGAAGAAGAATCAATGCAACAGTATGAGAGATTTTTGGAAGTGCAAGGAGACGGTGTGAttagaggaggaggaagaagacaaagccGCTAAAcaagtttcttaattttgacAAGAAGAtgcttttataagtttttttgttaagaaataaTCTGGAcctaatattatatatttgggCCCATAATAGCCCAATAGTAAGCTCATAACAGCcacttcaaaatatatatatttttcaaatttttaatttttaattggtttttatggttaattgtcataaatactactgaaataggtttttattccaaaaatatcacaatttagtttttttctaaaagtaccactaaaaaccactaaaatgtattttttccaaaataccacataattttgtaaaacaaaaaccgTCGAAGAAACTTACCTATGGAAAAAGAATCAATGGAACAGTATGAGAGATTTTGGAGTGGGAAGGAGACTATATGAtgcgaggaggaggaagaagacaaagcGGCGAAacaagtttctttattttgacaCAAGAAGAtgcttttataagttttttgttCGGAAATAATCTGGACCTAATATTTTATCTTTAGGCCCATAATGGCCCAATAGTAACCTCATAACAACCgcttcaaaatatatatattttccaaatattaacttttttaattggATTTTATGGTTAATTGTCATAAATCCTACTATaataggtttttattccaaaaatattacaatttagtttttttctaaaaataccactaaaaaccactaaaatgtattttttccaaaataccacataattttgcaaaacaaaaaccgTCGAAGAAACTTACCTATGGAAAAAGAATCAATGGAACAGTATGAGAGATTTTGGAGTGGGAAGGAGACTATATGAtgcgaggaggaggaagaagacaaagcGGCGAAacaagtttctttattttgacaCAAGAAGAtgcttttataagttttttgttCGGAAATAATCTGGACCTAATATTTTATCTTTAGGCCCATAATGGCCCAATAGTAACCTCATAACAACCgcttcaaaatatatatattttccaaatattaacttttttaattggATTTTATGGTTAATTGTCATAAATCCTACTATaataggtttttattccaaaaatattacaatttagtttttttctaaaaataccactaaaaaccactaaaatgtattttttccaaaataccacataattttgcaaaacaaaaaacgtcGAAGAAACTTACCTATGGAAAAAGAATCAATGGAACAGTATGAGAGATTTTGGAGTGGGAAGGACACTGTATGAtgcgaggaggaggaagaagacaaagcGGCGAAacaagtttctttattttgacaCAAGAAGAtgcttttatatgttttttgttcgGAAATAATCTGGACCTAATATTTTATCTTTGGGTCCATAATGGCCCAATAGTAAGCCCATAACAGCCGcctcaaaatatatacatttcgcaaattttaaaatttttaattggtttttatggttaattgtcataaataccactaaaataggtttttattccaaaaatattacaatttagtttttttttctaaaaataccactaaaaaccactaaaatgtattttttccaaaataccacataattttggaaaacatAAAACGTCGAAGAAACTTACCTATGGAAGAAGAATCAATGGAACAGTATGAGAGATTTTAGAGTGGGAAGGAGATTGTATGATGCGAGGAGGAGGGAGAAGACAAAGCGGCGAAacaagtttctttattttgacaCAAGAAGAtgcttttataagttttttgtCCGGAAATAATCTGGACCTAATATTTTATCTTTGGGTCCATAATGGCCCAATAGTAAGCCCATAACAGCCgcttcaaaatatatacatttcccaaattttaaaattttaattggtttttatggtcaattgtcataaataccactaaaataggtttttattccaaaaataccacaatttagtttttttttctaaaaataccactataaacaactaaaatgtatttttttccaaaataccacataattttggaaaacaaaaaacatcgaAGAAACTTACCTATGGAAGAAGAATCAATGGAACAGTATGAGAGATTTTGTTGTGGGAAGGAGACTGTGTGAtgcgaggaggaggaagaagacaaagcGGCGAAacaagtttctttattttgacaCAAGAAAATGCTTTTATAAGTTTTCTGTTCGGAAATAATCTGGACCTAATATTTTATCTTTGGGTCCATAATGGCCCAATAGTAAGCCCATAACAGCCGcctcaaaatatatacatttcgcagattttaaaaattttaattggtttttatggttaattgtcataaatactactaaaataagtttttattccaaaaatatcacaatttagtttttttctaaaaataccactaaaaaccactaaaatgtattttttccaaaatatcacataattttagaaaacaaaaaacgtcGAAGAAACTTACCTATGGAAGAAGAATCAATGGAACAGTATGAGAGATTTTGGAGTGGGAAGGAGACTGTGTGATGCGTGGAGGAGGAAGTAGACAAAGCGGCGAAacaagtttctttattttgacaCGAGAAGATGCTTTTATAAGTTTTCTGTTCGGAAATAATCTGGACCTAATATTTTATCTCTTGTCCCATAATGGTATGgtcaattgtcataaataccactaaaataggtttttattccaaaaataccacaattttgtttttttttttctaaaaataccactaaaaaccactaaaatgtatttttttccaaaataccacataattttggaaaacaaaaaacgtcaaaaaaaacttacctgTTTATACTgaggattgcacaacactaaataaatatcgatttttggggaaagagagaagtttgttcttttattaacgataaGGATTCgaggtcgtcactaaaacgagtcaagatcgtgctcgtcagttcacaggagaactgacaagtgagtcacgacgagctcggaagctaacAAGAATTATACAGGAAACAATAACTATGATTAGACACAAAGTTTTGCTCTCGGGATATTGTATGTGAGTCTGATGGGTATTCTCCAGTGAGTACTGTTGCTTTATATAGCAGACTGTAGACCgagggttttctagggtttccatcatgaattcccgagattgccctttacGGATCATTAGTGACTTGCATCCAATTTTGTCGGGCCGAAATCGCAATTATCttgtcttgttgggccgagtggcatgttgggcgcagcccatgtccaacatTACCTATGGAAGAAGAATCAATGGAATAGTATGAGAGATTTTGGAGTGGGAAGGAGACTGTGTGAtgcgaggaggaggaagaagacaaagcGGCGAAacaagtttctttattttgacaCGTGAAGATGCCTTTATAAGTTTTCTGTTCAGAAATAATCTGGACCTAATATTTTATCTTTGGGCCCATAATGGCCCAATAGTAAGCCCATAACAGCCGcctcaaaatatatacatttcccaaattttaaattttttaattgggttttatggtcaattgtcataaataccactaaaatagatttttattccaaaaataccacaatttagttttttttttctaaaaataccactaaaaaccactaaaatgtattttttacaaaatactacataattttggaaaacaaaaaacgtCGAAGAAGCTTACCTATGGAAGAAGAATCAATGGAACAATATGAGAGATTTTGGAGTGGGAAGAAGACTGTGTGAtgcgaggaggaggaagaagacaaagcGGCGAAacaagtttctttattttgacaCGAGAAGAtgcttttataagttttatgttCGGAAATAATCTGGATCTAATATTTTATCTTTGGGCCCATAATGGCCCAATAGTAAGCCCATAACAGCCgcctcaaaatatatatattttccaaattttaaaatttttaattggtttttatgGTCAATTgccataaataccactaaaataggtttttattccaaaaataccacaatttagttttttttttaaaataccactaaaaaccactaaaatgtatttttttccaaaataccacataattttggaaaacaaaaaacgtCGAAGAAGCTTACCTATGGAAGAAGAATCAATGGAACAGTATGAAAGATTTTGGAGTGGGAAGGAGACTGTGTGATgcgaggaggaagaagacaaagcGGCGAAacaagtttctttattttgacaCGAGAAGATGCTTTTATAAGTTTTCTGTTCGGAAATAATTTGGacctaatattttatttttgggccCATAATGGCCCCCGcctcaaaatatatacatttgccaaattttaaaaattttaattggtttttatggtcaattgtcataaataccgctaaaataggtttttattctaaaaataccactaaaaaccagtaaaatgtatttttttccaaaataccacatacagtaaaacctctataaattaataatattggaaccatgacattttattaatttatagtgatattaatttatctataaattaatatttattattttatagtgtaaattaataattattaatttatagatatctattttaattgtttaaattcttaaaaaatattagttgAGAAAATTTTAGCAAAAGAAGATTAGACTTTcagatgttataaattttatgcttttagaattgaatttgtaatttatagaaaacattattgaccataaattacaaatattataaacaatatcaattatacacatgacatacataaatttaaatttatggataattatattaattgtcgtattttaatagcctataaaactatcaaaatgaaaatgatgcatatctagaaatttgaaaactttttttaaaattaactatttttatgacatgttatatagtattttatatcaatatagtttgaaaatcaacataacaattgtttatatatgaggTCTtggaaaaattcaaaattataaagcATACatttatatcagtatatatatatatatacatatgaaaattacatgattattaatttatgatattattgggaccatattttccAAGGGAAtttcagaaaaattattatcttattatcttatcgaattttgctattttttacaCTGGTCCGACTTcggaccaacaaaatttattaatttatagtgcttattaatttatagagtattaatttatagaggttttactgtaattgaactaaaagttttaatattaaaaactaattcctaaattataaatactaaaccctaccgtgaaaactataccctaaaactaaatttgtcaacctaaacattaaaaaaaattatacatccttaaaatttaatttttttttttgtgtttgtgataattatggaaaagaaagatttgtgatatttttagagaaaaaaaattaaaatgtggtatttttggaaataaacttgatatttaaaaagttttcttaaattattcTGGAAAATTGCTCATATATTGATTCGATACCAAGGAAGAGACCCAAATCGGAGACCAGAACGGAACCCTAAATCTTCTCCGATGGCATTACCGGAGCCACCACAAAGCTTCTTCCCTTCCAAAGATGAGTTCTTGAGACTCCTCACCGTTTTGCTTGTGGCTTGTGCGGTGGCTTTCACCTGCAATTTCCTCGCAAAGTCTATGAGCTCAAACCCTACTATACCTTTCTGTGATAGTAATTTTGATTCCATCGATTCAGACTTGGGTAAGCTCGAAAACCTCATACTCAATTGCTTTATTCCATGGTTGAATTGTGTAATTACATGaataaattaatcaattttgTTACTACAGATTTGTGTGAACCTTGTCCAATGAATGGAGAATGTTACCAAGGGAAGTTGAAATGTAATCATGGATACAGAAAGCAAGCAAATTTATGTgttgaagatggagaaatcaaTGAATTGACCAAGAAATTGGTATTTGAGATATTCGAAAAAATTCTGATTTATAAGTTCTTCCCTtcttttatgttgttgttgatgggtTTGAATTATGGCGATTGTATTGTTTTCATCAGGTTGGGTATTTTGAGAGAAAAGTTTGTGAGGAATATGCTGATAGTGAATGCTATGGTACTGGAAGAATATGGGTATGCTTCTGATTTATCTTTAACAtaattgtgttttaattttagttgtgtGTTCATTTTGTGAGTAATTGTGTTCATCGATCTTTTTAGGTTCCGGAGAATGATGTTTGGGAAGATCTACGTAGCAACGGTTTCTTGAATACATTAGACGAGTCTGCTTACATTTTTGTAAAAGGAAAGGCTGTAGAAGCTGTCACCGAGCTACTACAGAAAAGGACTAATTTTAATGGGTTAGTATTTTCATCACTGATTATTGATTCTATTGGTTACTAAAACTATTCAGATTCttacttttatctttttatttatttgaaggATTAATGAGTTGAAGTGTCCTGAATCGGTAGTCAAAAGTTACAAACCAATGACTTGCCGCATGCATCAATGGCTCTTGAGAAACATCTTAATCATCTCATCCTCCTTTGCAATGGTATTGtaatattagaaagaaaagaaaaaacattctttGAGTGGTTTAGTTTACTTTATCAACATCTTCAAGCTTGTTTACAGTGTTGAGATGTACAGCTAGTGTGCTGCGCAATATTGCGTAGGAAAATTCGAAGTAAGCGACAATTTTCACGTAGAGTGGAAGAGCTATACAACCAGGTACCTCTTTTATCCGCACAGCGTCTCGATTTAGTCAACTTATCCTTGTCTTGGTGTAGATATATAAAGGGGTTTGTTTTGAATTGATTCATTAGGTCTGTGACTTTCTGGAAGAAAATGCAGTGGCATCAAATTCTGCAGACACTAGTGACTGCGTTCCTTGGGTTATCGCATCTTGGTTACGTGATTATCTACTTTTGCCTAGAGAAAGAAGAGACCCTCAGTTATGGAGTAAGGTAATGGCTGTTTTTGGTCCTGTTTTTGATCTGATTCTGTTCTCTATCTCTAACAATTTGTTACATGTATCATGTTCTTATAACGAATTCTCAATTTTGTTGCCTGACATGGttctttacaaattttttggttaatttataGGTTGAGGAGTTAATACAAGAGGATTCACGTATAGACCGATTCCAGAAACTCGTCAAGGGTGAACAAAAAGTTGTATTGGAATGGCAAGGTATGAACATGGAATAGTTCTTTATGCTCTTTAACTCgtctatttctttcttcttcttttcttacatCCATTTGAAAGTTGTTGTTTCCTCATCAATAATTCAGTTGAAGGTTCACTTAATTTATCCAAGCTGAAGAAACGGCGAGAGACGGAGAAGAAAGATAGAAAAGTTATTGGCTCAACAAACACAAGCTTGCAAGAATACTACAACAGAAGAATCGCTGGTAAGAagctgaaaagtgaaaaccatTTCTATTGAGTCAACAGTAGACATTTGTCTTAAGATTGAtctttatctgtttttttttgtttttgttacNNNNNNNNNNNNNNNNNNNNNNNNNNNNNNNNNNNNNNNNNNNNNNNNNNNNNNNNNNNNNNNNNNNNNNNNNNNNNNNNNNNNNNNNNNNNNNNNNNNNNNNNNNNNNNNNNNNNNNNNNNNNNNNNNNNNNNNNNNNNNNNNNNNNNNNNNNNNNNNNNNNNNNNNNNNNNNNNNNNNNNNNNNNNNNNNNNNNNNNNNNNNNNNNNNNNNNNNNNNNNNNNNNNNNNNNNNNNNNNNNNNNNNNNNNNNNNNNNNNNNNNNNNNNNNNNNNNNNNNNNNNNNNNNNNNNNNNNNNNNNNNNNNNNNNNNNNNNNNNNNNNNNNNNNNNNNNNNNNNNNNNNNNNNNNNNNNNNNNNNNNNNNNNNNNNNNNNNNNNNNNNNNNNNNNNNNNNNNNNNNNNNNNNNNNNN is from Camelina sativa cultivar DH55 chromosome 20, Cs, whole genome shotgun sequence and encodes:
- the LOC104771912 gene encoding transcription factor GTE12, giving the protein MVAIPKLRIKFGSGGSVRTCQTFPDSEKKIEHSLCEDLSRSAEQSRKRGPNEIDDVQPKKKQKLDRDLSSQCLALLRSLMEHPVGWVFNKPVDPVELMIPDYFNVISNPMDFGTIKSKLLKNEYCNADEFAADVRLTFDNALKYNPSDNWVYKVAKEMKEVFVVRWEVLKKKKVSKLSRIGVTEGCKRQPVEVDCSRLSNENSEKGSLSSKPAKVQSKKDTPAVTPKALATKGTKRLDQGLGVSSAVKIPVKGSAQTAAIKCGSCGKTICICLKSCSSSGSNNSPLMDCQVQNTSGAQASESEPQCNGSVTSKNERNGSGNSQLDKPSNSALLENNELKTALPSLPPVPPEKALRAAILKAQYADTILKAKHRKVLEQNNKADLIRIQIEKEQMERAQREEKARIEAEMRAAKVAAQMRAQAELKEKRDKQRLELAEMKRVFDFERNNYLRLDKEFRKVCGCSSLTRIRILVEELGLFLRSDDCPELEETGSEICDAMRLEDLEEGEIL
- the LOC104771913 gene encoding uncharacterized protein LOC104771913 isoform X1, with translation MALPEPPQSFFPSKDEFLRLLTVLLVACAVAFTCNFLAKSMSSNPTIPFCDSNFDSIDSDLDLCEPCPMNGECYQGKLKCNHGYRKQANLCVEDGEINELTKKLVGYFERKVCEEYADSECYGTGRIWVPENDVWEDLRSNGFLNTLDESAYIFVKGKAVEAVTELLQKRTNFNGINELKCPESVVKSYKPMTCRMHQWLLRNILIISSSFAMLVCCAILRRKIRSKRQFSRRVEELYNQVCDFLEENAVASNSADTSDCVPWVIASWLRDYLLLPRERRDPQLWSKVEELIQEDSRIDRFQKLVKGEQKVVLEWQVEGSLSLSKLKKRRETEKKDRKVIGSTNTSLQEYYNRRIAETSS
- the LOC104771913 gene encoding uncharacterized protein LOC104771913 isoform X2 produces the protein MALPEPPQSFFPSKDEFLRLLTVLLVACAVAFTCNFLAKSMSSNPTIPFCDSNFDSIDSDLDLCEPCPMNGECYQGKLKCNHGYRKQANLCVEDGEINELTKKLVGYFERKVCEEYADSECYGTGRIWVPENDVWEDLRSNGFLNTLDESAYIFVKGKAVEAVTELLQKRTNFNGINELKCPESVVKSYKPMTCRMHQWLLRNILIISSSFAMLVCCAILRRKIRSKRQFSRRVEELYNQVCDFLEENAVASNSADTSDCVPWVIASWLRDYLLLPRERRDPQLWSKVEELIQEDSRIDRFQKLVKGEQKVVLEWQVEGSLNLSKLKKRRETEKKDRKVIGSTNTSLQEYYNRRIAETSS